A stretch of the Corylus avellana chromosome ca6, CavTom2PMs-1.0 genome encodes the following:
- the LOC132184242 gene encoding probable choline kinase 1, whose amino-acid sequence MVIMTNGFVKGCLPEELKRVLRSVAASWGDVIDDMGALCVIRLSGAMTNEVYQINWPTKNGEIVRKVLVRIYGEGVEVFFNRDDEIRTFECVSKHGQGPRLLGRFPDGRVEEFIHARTLSAADLRNPEISALIAAKMREFHTLDMPGPKNVFLWDRMRNWLREAKSLCSSQDTKEFSLDTLGEEISMLQKELSHDHLDVGFCHNDLQYGNIMMDEETRSITIIDYEYSSYNPIAYDLANHFCEMAANYHSETPHVLDYSKYPDLEERQRFVRIYLTSTGDVPTEEQVEKVVQDVEKYTLANHLFWGIWGIISDYVNKIDFDYKEYARQRFHQYRLRKLALLDS is encoded by the exons ATGGTCATAATGACAAATGGGTTTGTCAAAGGTTGTCTTCCTGAGGAACTAAAGAGAGTGCTTCGATCAGTGGCTGCCAGCTGGGGCGACGTGATCGATGATATGGGTGCCTTGTGTGTCATCCGATTAAGCGGCGCAATGACTAATGAGGTTTACCAGATAAACTGGCCGACAAAGAACGGCGAGATCGTCAGAAAAGTCTTGGTTCGGATTTATGGTGAAGGCGTGGAAGTTTTCTTTAACAGAGACGATGAGATTAGGACGTTTGAGTGCGTGTCAAAGCACGGGCAGGGACCGCGCCTTCTCGGGCGGTTCCCAGATGGGCGGGTCGAGGAGTTCATTCATGCTAGA ACATTATCAGCTGCTGACCTCCGAAATCCTGAAATTTCTGCCCTCATAGCAGCTAAGATGAGAGAGTTCCACACTCTTGATATGCCCGGTCCAAAGAATGTATTCCTATGGGACAGAATGAG AAACTGGCTTCGCGAGGCCAAAAGTTTGTGTTCTTCCCAAGACACAAAGGAATTTAGCTTGGATACTCTAGGGGAGGAAATTAGTATGCTGCAGAAAGAGTTGTCGCATGATCATCTAGATGTTGGATTTTGTCACAATGACCTGCAATATGGTAACATAATGATGGATGAAGAGACAAGATCAATCACTATCATT GATTACGAGTATTCAAGTTACAACCCCATTGCTTATGACCTTGCAAATCATTTCTGTGAAATGGCAGCAAATTACCATTCTGAGACACCTCATGTTTTAGACTATAGTAAATATCCAG ATCTGGAGGAGCGCCAAAGATTCGTCCGCATATATTTGACTTCAACAG GCGATGTACCCACTGAGGAACAAGTGGAGAAGGTAGTCCAGGATGTGGAGAAATACACTCTTGCAAACCATCTCTTTTGGGGCATATGGGGAATTATTTCA GATTATGTGAACAAGATTGATTTCGACTACAAGGAATATGCAAGGCAGAGATTTCATCAGTACCGGCTGAGGAAACTGGCACTATTGGATTCTTGA
- the LOC132183997 gene encoding zinc finger BED domain-containing protein RICESLEEPER 1-like, with the protein MVCLDVQIRWNSTYLMLRSAEKYEKAFALLEEDEDKYFVAPSSIEWKTARLFVSDNPILSSVSFDMKIKYDKYWETAEMINLLLYVAFVLDPRYKMKGLVFWLKRCNDADWAKFIYDSVDALLNRLWDQYNLFHGEDGLSNSDVGMQSSIPTFSNVDDEDLEDQAVQYLKVFSQHQEETDSECKSEVERYLSDRCEAATQDFNILLWWKVNAPKYPIIAEVTRDALAILIFTVASESAFSIGGRILDSFRSSLSPLTVEALICTQDWLKGCPNNIEELQKFMGMESYDEPGN; encoded by the exons ATGGTATGTCTAGATGTTCAAATAAGATGGAATTCTACGTACTTAATGTTGAGATCCGCtgagaaatatgaaaaagcTTTTGCCCTACTTGAGGAGGATGAGGATAAGTATTTTGTTGCTCCTAGCTCTATTGAGTGGAAAACTGCTAGGCTATTTGTGAG TGATAATCCTATCCTTAGTTCAGTGAGTTTTGATATGAAAATAAAGTATGATAAGTATTGGGAGACTGCAGAGATGATTAACTTATTGTTGTATGTGGCATTTGTTCTTGACCCACGTTACAAGATGAAGGGGTTAGTATTTTGGTTGAAAAGATGCAATGATGCTGATTGGGCGAAATTTATCTATGACAGTGTGGACGCCCTTTTGAACCGTTTGTGGGATCAATACAATTTGTTTCATGGGGAGGATGGGTTATCTAACTCTGATGTAGGTATGCAAAGTTCAATTCCTACTTTTTCAAATGTTGATGATGAAGACTTGGAGGATCAAGCTGTGCAATATTTGAAGGTGTTCTCCCAACACCAAGAAGAGACCGACTCGGAGTGTAAGTCGGAGGTGGAACGATATTTGTCTGATCGGTGTGAAGCAGCAACCCAAGATTTTAATATCTTACTTTGGTGGAAGGTTAATGCACCCAAATATCCTATTATCGCAGAGGTAACCCGTGATGCATTAGCTATTCTTATTTTCACTGTTGCATCTGAATCTGCCTTCAGCATTGGAGGACGTATATTAGATTCATTTAGGAGTTCATTATCTCCACTTACAGTTGAGGCCTTGATTTGCACACAAGACTGGTTAAAGGGCTGCCCAAATAACATTGAGGAGCTGCAAAAGTTTATGGGAATGGAAAGCTATGATGAGCCTGGTAACTAA